A stretch of Plutella xylostella chromosome 10, ilPluXylo3.1, whole genome shotgun sequence DNA encodes these proteins:
- the LOC105394302 gene encoding AP-1 complex subunit gamma-1 isoform X3 yields the protein MNGSESGFNPAFNIATIKQVVNEAIERVAPVSVRMPTPTRLRDLIRQIRAARTAAEERSVVNKECAYIRSTFREEDSVWRCRNIAKLLYIHMLGYPAHFGQLECLKLIASPRFTDKRVGYLGAMLLLDERQDVHLLITNCLKNDLNSNTQFVVGLALCTLGAIASPEMARDLASEVERLIKSPNAYIKKKAALCAFRIIRRVPDLMEMFLPATRSLLTEKNHGVLITGVTLITEMCENSPDTLNHFKKIVPNLVRILKNLILAGYSPEHDVSGVSDPFLQVKILRLLRILGKNDAEASEAMNDILAQVATNTETSKNVGNTILYETVLSIMDIKSESSLRVLAINILGRFLLNNDKNIRYVALNTLLRTVYVDTSAVQRHRTTILECLKDPDVSIRRRAMELSFALVNSSNMVAMMRELLQFLERSEAEFKTACSSAIVLAAERHAPTDKCHLDTLFQVFLKAGNYLRDDTVSSTIQLISAASAERQAYAAMRLWTALERAAVNADATDKQPLVQVAAWTIGEYGDLLVSEASNAISMVDDEGVDDFTRPSEEYVIDIYQKLLWNTQLSITSKEYLLLSLAKLSTRFTTQPSQDKIRGIIDTFGSHIHIELQQRGVELSQLYRNYAHLRPALLERMPPMEAPASAAEESPAASPHHEPTAASPDQDALLDLIIGSDSLTNGDVEHKPAPTNNNTTNDILDLLSGLELNMSPPLSATSLANNNAPAPTLVGDLLTDTAPQKPTLTVSALEANGVSVTLGVNKLSTDCVQLTMRAAYCGHAALSDFLFQCAVPRTFQLDMMSPSGTVLAPQTEITQVLKITNPSRSPLRLRIRVSYNMDGAPVLEQAEVNSFPADLFN from the exons TAGCGCCGGTTTCAGTGCGGATGCCGACGCCGACGCGGCTGCGCGACCTGATCCGGCAGATCCGGGCGGCACGGACTGCGGCGGAGGAGAGGAGTGTGGTCAACAAGGAGTGTGCGTACATACGGTCTACCTTCCGCGAGGAGGACAGCGTTTGGAG ATGCCGCAACATAGCCAAGCTTCTCTACATCCACATGCTGGGCTACCCGGCGCACTTCGGTCAGCTCGAGTGTCTCAAGCTGATAGCCAGCCCGCGCTTCACCGACAAGCGAGTCGGCTACCTGGGCGCCATGCTGCTGTTAGATGAGCGACAGGATGTGCACCTGCTTATTACGAATTGTTTGAAGAA CGATCTAAACAGCAACACACAATTCGTCGTCGGCCTAGCCCTCTGCACGCTCGGGGCGATAGCTTCACCAGAAATGGCGCGAGACCTGGCCTCAGAAGTCGAGAGACTGATCAAGTCCCCTAACGCGTATATCAAGAAGAAGGCTGCACTGTGCGCCTTCAGGATTATAAGACGGGTGCCGGATTTGATGGAGATGTTTCTGCCGGCTACGAGGAGTTTGCTGACTGAGAAGAATCATG GCGTTCTTATCACGGGCGTTACGCTTATCACGGAGATGTGCGAAAACAGCCCGGACACACTCAACCACTTCAAAAAG ATTGTTCCAAACCTGGTGAGGATATTGAAGAACCTGATCCTGGCCGGGTATTCCCCCGAGCACGATGTCAGCGGCGTGTCAGATCCATTCCTACAG GTGAAAATCCTCCGGCTACTCCGAATACTAGGGAAGAACGACGCCGAAGCGTCAGAAGCCATGAACGACATCCTAGCACAAGTCGCCACCAACACGGAGACCAGCAAAAACGTGGGCAACACCATTCTCTACGAGACTGTACTATCCATCATGGACATCAAGTCTGAGAGCAGTCTCAGAGTGTTGGCCATCAACATACTGGGACGGTTCCTGTTGAATAATGACAAGAATATAAGATATGTGGCGCTGAATACGCTGTTGCGGACGGTGTATGTGGACACGTCGGCCGTGCAGAGGCATAGGACTACGATTTTGGAGTGTTTAAAG GACCCAGACGTCTCCATCCGCCGGCGCGCCATGGAGCTGTCCTTCGCCCTAGTAAACTCCTCAAACATGGTGGCGATGATGCGCGAGCTGCTTCAGTTCCTCGAGCGCTCCGAGGCCGAGTTCAAGACGGCGTGCTCCAGCGCCATCGTGCTGGCGGCCGAGCGGCACGCGCCCACGGACAAGTGCCATCTGGACACGCTGTTCCAGGTGTTCCTCAAG GCCGGCAACTACCTCCGCGACGACACGGTCTCCAGCACCATACAACTCATCTCTGCGGCGTCGGCGGAGCGGCAGGCGTACGCGGCCATGAGACTGTGGACCGCCCTCGAGCGCGCCGCCGTCAACGCTGATGCCACGGATAAACAGCCACTAGTGCAG GTGGCGGCGTGGACAATAGGAGAGTACGGGGACCTGCTGGTCTCTGAAGCCAGCAACGCCATCTCTATGGTCGACGACGAAGGAGTCG ACGACTTCACGCGACCCTCAGAAGAGTACGTCATCGACATATACCAGAAGCTGCTCTGGAACACGCAGCTGTCCATCACCAGCAAGGAGTACCTTCTCCTGTCTCTGGCCAAGCTCTCCACTCGCTTCACCACGCAGCCCAGCCAGGA TAAAATCCGGGGGATCATCGACACATTCGGATCGCACATTCACATCGAGCTGCAGCAGAGGGGCGTGGAGCTATCACAACTGTACAG AAACTACGCGCACTTACGTCCAGCCCTCCTCGAGCGGATGCCGCCCATGGAGGCGCCGGCGAGCGCGGCAGAGGAGTCGCCCGCGGCCTCGCCCCACCACGAGCCCACCGCCGCCAGCCCCGACCAG GACGCGCTACTGGACCTGATAATCGGGTCGGATTCACTGACGAACGGGGACGTGGAGCACAAGCCCGCGCCCACCAACAACAACACCACCAAT GACATCCTCGACTTACTCAGCGGTCTAGAACTCAACATGAGTCCGCCGCTGTCGGCCACGTCGCTCGCGAACAACAACGCGCCCGCGCCCACGCTCGTGGGCGACCTGCTCACTGACACTGCGCCGCAGAAAC CTACTCTCACAGTGAGCGCGCTCGAAGCGAACGGCGTCTCCGTCACACTCGGCGTGAACAAACTATCCACCGACTGTGTGCAGCTCACCATGCGCGCCGCCTACTGCGGGCACGCGGCGCTCAGCGACTTCCTGTTCCAGTGCGCAGTGCCGCGG ACGTTCCAGCTGGACATGATGTCGCCGTCGGGCACGGTGCTCGCGCCGCAGACGGAGATCACGCAGGTGCTGAAGATCACCAACCCATCCAGG AGCCCACTCAGACTAAGAATACGAGTGTCATACAACATGGACGGCGCGCCCGTGCTGGAACAAGCGGAAGTCAACAGCTTCCCCGCGGACCTGTTCAACTGA
- the LOC105394302 gene encoding AP-1 complex subunit gamma-1 isoform X1, translated as MAYPMYEVDWSVLPPEQNRRFNPAFNIATIKQVVNEAIERVAPVSVRMPTPTRLRDLIRQIRAARTAAEERSVVNKECAYIRSTFREEDSVWRCRNIAKLLYIHMLGYPAHFGQLECLKLIASPRFTDKRVGYLGAMLLLDERQDVHLLITNCLKNDLNSNTQFVVGLALCTLGAIASPEMARDLASEVERLIKSPNAYIKKKAALCAFRIIRRVPDLMEMFLPATRSLLTEKNHGVLITGVTLITEMCENSPDTLNHFKKIVPNLVRILKNLILAGYSPEHDVSGVSDPFLQVKILRLLRILGKNDAEASEAMNDILAQVATNTETSKNVGNTILYETVLSIMDIKSESSLRVLAINILGRFLLNNDKNIRYVALNTLLRTVYVDTSAVQRHRTTILECLKDPDVSIRRRAMELSFALVNSSNMVAMMRELLQFLERSEAEFKTACSSAIVLAAERHAPTDKCHLDTLFQVFLKAGNYLRDDTVSSTIQLISAASAERQAYAAMRLWTALERAAVNADATDKQPLVQVAAWTIGEYGDLLVSEASNAISMVDDEGVDDFTRPSEEYVIDIYQKLLWNTQLSITSKEYLLLSLAKLSTRFTTQPSQDKIRGIIDTFGSHIHIELQQRGVELSQLYRNYAHLRPALLERMPPMEAPASAAEESPAASPHHEPTAASPDQDALLDLIIGSDSLTNGDVEHKPAPTNNNTTNDILDLLSGLELNMSPPLSATSLANNNAPAPTLVGDLLTDTAPQKPTLTVSALEANGVSVTLGVNKLSTDCVQLTMRAAYCGHAALSDFLFQCAVPRTFQLDMMSPSGTVLAPQTEITQVLKITNPSRSPLRLRIRVSYNMDGAPVLEQAEVNSFPADLFN; from the exons TAGCGCCGGTTTCAGTGCGGATGCCGACGCCGACGCGGCTGCGCGACCTGATCCGGCAGATCCGGGCGGCACGGACTGCGGCGGAGGAGAGGAGTGTGGTCAACAAGGAGTGTGCGTACATACGGTCTACCTTCCGCGAGGAGGACAGCGTTTGGAG ATGCCGCAACATAGCCAAGCTTCTCTACATCCACATGCTGGGCTACCCGGCGCACTTCGGTCAGCTCGAGTGTCTCAAGCTGATAGCCAGCCCGCGCTTCACCGACAAGCGAGTCGGCTACCTGGGCGCCATGCTGCTGTTAGATGAGCGACAGGATGTGCACCTGCTTATTACGAATTGTTTGAAGAA CGATCTAAACAGCAACACACAATTCGTCGTCGGCCTAGCCCTCTGCACGCTCGGGGCGATAGCTTCACCAGAAATGGCGCGAGACCTGGCCTCAGAAGTCGAGAGACTGATCAAGTCCCCTAACGCGTATATCAAGAAGAAGGCTGCACTGTGCGCCTTCAGGATTATAAGACGGGTGCCGGATTTGATGGAGATGTTTCTGCCGGCTACGAGGAGTTTGCTGACTGAGAAGAATCATG GCGTTCTTATCACGGGCGTTACGCTTATCACGGAGATGTGCGAAAACAGCCCGGACACACTCAACCACTTCAAAAAG ATTGTTCCAAACCTGGTGAGGATATTGAAGAACCTGATCCTGGCCGGGTATTCCCCCGAGCACGATGTCAGCGGCGTGTCAGATCCATTCCTACAG GTGAAAATCCTCCGGCTACTCCGAATACTAGGGAAGAACGACGCCGAAGCGTCAGAAGCCATGAACGACATCCTAGCACAAGTCGCCACCAACACGGAGACCAGCAAAAACGTGGGCAACACCATTCTCTACGAGACTGTACTATCCATCATGGACATCAAGTCTGAGAGCAGTCTCAGAGTGTTGGCCATCAACATACTGGGACGGTTCCTGTTGAATAATGACAAGAATATAAGATATGTGGCGCTGAATACGCTGTTGCGGACGGTGTATGTGGACACGTCGGCCGTGCAGAGGCATAGGACTACGATTTTGGAGTGTTTAAAG GACCCAGACGTCTCCATCCGCCGGCGCGCCATGGAGCTGTCCTTCGCCCTAGTAAACTCCTCAAACATGGTGGCGATGATGCGCGAGCTGCTTCAGTTCCTCGAGCGCTCCGAGGCCGAGTTCAAGACGGCGTGCTCCAGCGCCATCGTGCTGGCGGCCGAGCGGCACGCGCCCACGGACAAGTGCCATCTGGACACGCTGTTCCAGGTGTTCCTCAAG GCCGGCAACTACCTCCGCGACGACACGGTCTCCAGCACCATACAACTCATCTCTGCGGCGTCGGCGGAGCGGCAGGCGTACGCGGCCATGAGACTGTGGACCGCCCTCGAGCGCGCCGCCGTCAACGCTGATGCCACGGATAAACAGCCACTAGTGCAG GTGGCGGCGTGGACAATAGGAGAGTACGGGGACCTGCTGGTCTCTGAAGCCAGCAACGCCATCTCTATGGTCGACGACGAAGGAGTCG ACGACTTCACGCGACCCTCAGAAGAGTACGTCATCGACATATACCAGAAGCTGCTCTGGAACACGCAGCTGTCCATCACCAGCAAGGAGTACCTTCTCCTGTCTCTGGCCAAGCTCTCCACTCGCTTCACCACGCAGCCCAGCCAGGA TAAAATCCGGGGGATCATCGACACATTCGGATCGCACATTCACATCGAGCTGCAGCAGAGGGGCGTGGAGCTATCACAACTGTACAG AAACTACGCGCACTTACGTCCAGCCCTCCTCGAGCGGATGCCGCCCATGGAGGCGCCGGCGAGCGCGGCAGAGGAGTCGCCCGCGGCCTCGCCCCACCACGAGCCCACCGCCGCCAGCCCCGACCAG GACGCGCTACTGGACCTGATAATCGGGTCGGATTCACTGACGAACGGGGACGTGGAGCACAAGCCCGCGCCCACCAACAACAACACCACCAAT GACATCCTCGACTTACTCAGCGGTCTAGAACTCAACATGAGTCCGCCGCTGTCGGCCACGTCGCTCGCGAACAACAACGCGCCCGCGCCCACGCTCGTGGGCGACCTGCTCACTGACACTGCGCCGCAGAAAC CTACTCTCACAGTGAGCGCGCTCGAAGCGAACGGCGTCTCCGTCACACTCGGCGTGAACAAACTATCCACCGACTGTGTGCAGCTCACCATGCGCGCCGCCTACTGCGGGCACGCGGCGCTCAGCGACTTCCTGTTCCAGTGCGCAGTGCCGCGG ACGTTCCAGCTGGACATGATGTCGCCGTCGGGCACGGTGCTCGCGCCGCAGACGGAGATCACGCAGGTGCTGAAGATCACCAACCCATCCAGG AGCCCACTCAGACTAAGAATACGAGTGTCATACAACATGGACGGCGCGCCCGTGCTGGAACAAGCGGAAGTCAACAGCTTCCCCGCGGACCTGTTCAACTGA
- the LOC105394302 gene encoding AP-1 complex subunit gamma-1 isoform X2, whose protein sequence is MAYPMYEVDWSVLPPEQNRRFNPAFNIATIKQVVNEAIERVRMPTPTRLRDLIRQIRAARTAAEERSVVNKECAYIRSTFREEDSVWRCRNIAKLLYIHMLGYPAHFGQLECLKLIASPRFTDKRVGYLGAMLLLDERQDVHLLITNCLKNDLNSNTQFVVGLALCTLGAIASPEMARDLASEVERLIKSPNAYIKKKAALCAFRIIRRVPDLMEMFLPATRSLLTEKNHGVLITGVTLITEMCENSPDTLNHFKKIVPNLVRILKNLILAGYSPEHDVSGVSDPFLQVKILRLLRILGKNDAEASEAMNDILAQVATNTETSKNVGNTILYETVLSIMDIKSESSLRVLAINILGRFLLNNDKNIRYVALNTLLRTVYVDTSAVQRHRTTILECLKDPDVSIRRRAMELSFALVNSSNMVAMMRELLQFLERSEAEFKTACSSAIVLAAERHAPTDKCHLDTLFQVFLKAGNYLRDDTVSSTIQLISAASAERQAYAAMRLWTALERAAVNADATDKQPLVQVAAWTIGEYGDLLVSEASNAISMVDDEGVDDFTRPSEEYVIDIYQKLLWNTQLSITSKEYLLLSLAKLSTRFTTQPSQDKIRGIIDTFGSHIHIELQQRGVELSQLYRNYAHLRPALLERMPPMEAPASAAEESPAASPHHEPTAASPDQDALLDLIIGSDSLTNGDVEHKPAPTNNNTTNDILDLLSGLELNMSPPLSATSLANNNAPAPTLVGDLLTDTAPQKPTLTVSALEANGVSVTLGVNKLSTDCVQLTMRAAYCGHAALSDFLFQCAVPRTFQLDMMSPSGTVLAPQTEITQVLKITNPSRSPLRLRIRVSYNMDGAPVLEQAEVNSFPADLFN, encoded by the exons TGCGGATGCCGACGCCGACGCGGCTGCGCGACCTGATCCGGCAGATCCGGGCGGCACGGACTGCGGCGGAGGAGAGGAGTGTGGTCAACAAGGAGTGTGCGTACATACGGTCTACCTTCCGCGAGGAGGACAGCGTTTGGAG ATGCCGCAACATAGCCAAGCTTCTCTACATCCACATGCTGGGCTACCCGGCGCACTTCGGTCAGCTCGAGTGTCTCAAGCTGATAGCCAGCCCGCGCTTCACCGACAAGCGAGTCGGCTACCTGGGCGCCATGCTGCTGTTAGATGAGCGACAGGATGTGCACCTGCTTATTACGAATTGTTTGAAGAA CGATCTAAACAGCAACACACAATTCGTCGTCGGCCTAGCCCTCTGCACGCTCGGGGCGATAGCTTCACCAGAAATGGCGCGAGACCTGGCCTCAGAAGTCGAGAGACTGATCAAGTCCCCTAACGCGTATATCAAGAAGAAGGCTGCACTGTGCGCCTTCAGGATTATAAGACGGGTGCCGGATTTGATGGAGATGTTTCTGCCGGCTACGAGGAGTTTGCTGACTGAGAAGAATCATG GCGTTCTTATCACGGGCGTTACGCTTATCACGGAGATGTGCGAAAACAGCCCGGACACACTCAACCACTTCAAAAAG ATTGTTCCAAACCTGGTGAGGATATTGAAGAACCTGATCCTGGCCGGGTATTCCCCCGAGCACGATGTCAGCGGCGTGTCAGATCCATTCCTACAG GTGAAAATCCTCCGGCTACTCCGAATACTAGGGAAGAACGACGCCGAAGCGTCAGAAGCCATGAACGACATCCTAGCACAAGTCGCCACCAACACGGAGACCAGCAAAAACGTGGGCAACACCATTCTCTACGAGACTGTACTATCCATCATGGACATCAAGTCTGAGAGCAGTCTCAGAGTGTTGGCCATCAACATACTGGGACGGTTCCTGTTGAATAATGACAAGAATATAAGATATGTGGCGCTGAATACGCTGTTGCGGACGGTGTATGTGGACACGTCGGCCGTGCAGAGGCATAGGACTACGATTTTGGAGTGTTTAAAG GACCCAGACGTCTCCATCCGCCGGCGCGCCATGGAGCTGTCCTTCGCCCTAGTAAACTCCTCAAACATGGTGGCGATGATGCGCGAGCTGCTTCAGTTCCTCGAGCGCTCCGAGGCCGAGTTCAAGACGGCGTGCTCCAGCGCCATCGTGCTGGCGGCCGAGCGGCACGCGCCCACGGACAAGTGCCATCTGGACACGCTGTTCCAGGTGTTCCTCAAG GCCGGCAACTACCTCCGCGACGACACGGTCTCCAGCACCATACAACTCATCTCTGCGGCGTCGGCGGAGCGGCAGGCGTACGCGGCCATGAGACTGTGGACCGCCCTCGAGCGCGCCGCCGTCAACGCTGATGCCACGGATAAACAGCCACTAGTGCAG GTGGCGGCGTGGACAATAGGAGAGTACGGGGACCTGCTGGTCTCTGAAGCCAGCAACGCCATCTCTATGGTCGACGACGAAGGAGTCG ACGACTTCACGCGACCCTCAGAAGAGTACGTCATCGACATATACCAGAAGCTGCTCTGGAACACGCAGCTGTCCATCACCAGCAAGGAGTACCTTCTCCTGTCTCTGGCCAAGCTCTCCACTCGCTTCACCACGCAGCCCAGCCAGGA TAAAATCCGGGGGATCATCGACACATTCGGATCGCACATTCACATCGAGCTGCAGCAGAGGGGCGTGGAGCTATCACAACTGTACAG AAACTACGCGCACTTACGTCCAGCCCTCCTCGAGCGGATGCCGCCCATGGAGGCGCCGGCGAGCGCGGCAGAGGAGTCGCCCGCGGCCTCGCCCCACCACGAGCCCACCGCCGCCAGCCCCGACCAG GACGCGCTACTGGACCTGATAATCGGGTCGGATTCACTGACGAACGGGGACGTGGAGCACAAGCCCGCGCCCACCAACAACAACACCACCAAT GACATCCTCGACTTACTCAGCGGTCTAGAACTCAACATGAGTCCGCCGCTGTCGGCCACGTCGCTCGCGAACAACAACGCGCCCGCGCCCACGCTCGTGGGCGACCTGCTCACTGACACTGCGCCGCAGAAAC CTACTCTCACAGTGAGCGCGCTCGAAGCGAACGGCGTCTCCGTCACACTCGGCGTGAACAAACTATCCACCGACTGTGTGCAGCTCACCATGCGCGCCGCCTACTGCGGGCACGCGGCGCTCAGCGACTTCCTGTTCCAGTGCGCAGTGCCGCGG ACGTTCCAGCTGGACATGATGTCGCCGTCGGGCACGGTGCTCGCGCCGCAGACGGAGATCACGCAGGTGCTGAAGATCACCAACCCATCCAGG AGCCCACTCAGACTAAGAATACGAGTGTCATACAACATGGACGGCGCGCCCGTGCTGGAACAAGCGGAAGTCAACAGCTTCCCCGCGGACCTGTTCAACTGA
- the LOC105394302 gene encoding AP-1 complex subunit gamma-1 isoform X4, whose product MNGSESGFNPAFNIATIKQVVNEAIERVRMPTPTRLRDLIRQIRAARTAAEERSVVNKECAYIRSTFREEDSVWRCRNIAKLLYIHMLGYPAHFGQLECLKLIASPRFTDKRVGYLGAMLLLDERQDVHLLITNCLKNDLNSNTQFVVGLALCTLGAIASPEMARDLASEVERLIKSPNAYIKKKAALCAFRIIRRVPDLMEMFLPATRSLLTEKNHGVLITGVTLITEMCENSPDTLNHFKKIVPNLVRILKNLILAGYSPEHDVSGVSDPFLQVKILRLLRILGKNDAEASEAMNDILAQVATNTETSKNVGNTILYETVLSIMDIKSESSLRVLAINILGRFLLNNDKNIRYVALNTLLRTVYVDTSAVQRHRTTILECLKDPDVSIRRRAMELSFALVNSSNMVAMMRELLQFLERSEAEFKTACSSAIVLAAERHAPTDKCHLDTLFQVFLKAGNYLRDDTVSSTIQLISAASAERQAYAAMRLWTALERAAVNADATDKQPLVQVAAWTIGEYGDLLVSEASNAISMVDDEGVDDFTRPSEEYVIDIYQKLLWNTQLSITSKEYLLLSLAKLSTRFTTQPSQDKIRGIIDTFGSHIHIELQQRGVELSQLYRNYAHLRPALLERMPPMEAPASAAEESPAASPHHEPTAASPDQDALLDLIIGSDSLTNGDVEHKPAPTNNNTTNDILDLLSGLELNMSPPLSATSLANNNAPAPTLVGDLLTDTAPQKPTLTVSALEANGVSVTLGVNKLSTDCVQLTMRAAYCGHAALSDFLFQCAVPRTFQLDMMSPSGTVLAPQTEITQVLKITNPSRSPLRLRIRVSYNMDGAPVLEQAEVNSFPADLFN is encoded by the exons TGCGGATGCCGACGCCGACGCGGCTGCGCGACCTGATCCGGCAGATCCGGGCGGCACGGACTGCGGCGGAGGAGAGGAGTGTGGTCAACAAGGAGTGTGCGTACATACGGTCTACCTTCCGCGAGGAGGACAGCGTTTGGAG ATGCCGCAACATAGCCAAGCTTCTCTACATCCACATGCTGGGCTACCCGGCGCACTTCGGTCAGCTCGAGTGTCTCAAGCTGATAGCCAGCCCGCGCTTCACCGACAAGCGAGTCGGCTACCTGGGCGCCATGCTGCTGTTAGATGAGCGACAGGATGTGCACCTGCTTATTACGAATTGTTTGAAGAA CGATCTAAACAGCAACACACAATTCGTCGTCGGCCTAGCCCTCTGCACGCTCGGGGCGATAGCTTCACCAGAAATGGCGCGAGACCTGGCCTCAGAAGTCGAGAGACTGATCAAGTCCCCTAACGCGTATATCAAGAAGAAGGCTGCACTGTGCGCCTTCAGGATTATAAGACGGGTGCCGGATTTGATGGAGATGTTTCTGCCGGCTACGAGGAGTTTGCTGACTGAGAAGAATCATG GCGTTCTTATCACGGGCGTTACGCTTATCACGGAGATGTGCGAAAACAGCCCGGACACACTCAACCACTTCAAAAAG ATTGTTCCAAACCTGGTGAGGATATTGAAGAACCTGATCCTGGCCGGGTATTCCCCCGAGCACGATGTCAGCGGCGTGTCAGATCCATTCCTACAG GTGAAAATCCTCCGGCTACTCCGAATACTAGGGAAGAACGACGCCGAAGCGTCAGAAGCCATGAACGACATCCTAGCACAAGTCGCCACCAACACGGAGACCAGCAAAAACGTGGGCAACACCATTCTCTACGAGACTGTACTATCCATCATGGACATCAAGTCTGAGAGCAGTCTCAGAGTGTTGGCCATCAACATACTGGGACGGTTCCTGTTGAATAATGACAAGAATATAAGATATGTGGCGCTGAATACGCTGTTGCGGACGGTGTATGTGGACACGTCGGCCGTGCAGAGGCATAGGACTACGATTTTGGAGTGTTTAAAG GACCCAGACGTCTCCATCCGCCGGCGCGCCATGGAGCTGTCCTTCGCCCTAGTAAACTCCTCAAACATGGTGGCGATGATGCGCGAGCTGCTTCAGTTCCTCGAGCGCTCCGAGGCCGAGTTCAAGACGGCGTGCTCCAGCGCCATCGTGCTGGCGGCCGAGCGGCACGCGCCCACGGACAAGTGCCATCTGGACACGCTGTTCCAGGTGTTCCTCAAG GCCGGCAACTACCTCCGCGACGACACGGTCTCCAGCACCATACAACTCATCTCTGCGGCGTCGGCGGAGCGGCAGGCGTACGCGGCCATGAGACTGTGGACCGCCCTCGAGCGCGCCGCCGTCAACGCTGATGCCACGGATAAACAGCCACTAGTGCAG GTGGCGGCGTGGACAATAGGAGAGTACGGGGACCTGCTGGTCTCTGAAGCCAGCAACGCCATCTCTATGGTCGACGACGAAGGAGTCG ACGACTTCACGCGACCCTCAGAAGAGTACGTCATCGACATATACCAGAAGCTGCTCTGGAACACGCAGCTGTCCATCACCAGCAAGGAGTACCTTCTCCTGTCTCTGGCCAAGCTCTCCACTCGCTTCACCACGCAGCCCAGCCAGGA TAAAATCCGGGGGATCATCGACACATTCGGATCGCACATTCACATCGAGCTGCAGCAGAGGGGCGTGGAGCTATCACAACTGTACAG AAACTACGCGCACTTACGTCCAGCCCTCCTCGAGCGGATGCCGCCCATGGAGGCGCCGGCGAGCGCGGCAGAGGAGTCGCCCGCGGCCTCGCCCCACCACGAGCCCACCGCCGCCAGCCCCGACCAG GACGCGCTACTGGACCTGATAATCGGGTCGGATTCACTGACGAACGGGGACGTGGAGCACAAGCCCGCGCCCACCAACAACAACACCACCAAT GACATCCTCGACTTACTCAGCGGTCTAGAACTCAACATGAGTCCGCCGCTGTCGGCCACGTCGCTCGCGAACAACAACGCGCCCGCGCCCACGCTCGTGGGCGACCTGCTCACTGACACTGCGCCGCAGAAAC CTACTCTCACAGTGAGCGCGCTCGAAGCGAACGGCGTCTCCGTCACACTCGGCGTGAACAAACTATCCACCGACTGTGTGCAGCTCACCATGCGCGCCGCCTACTGCGGGCACGCGGCGCTCAGCGACTTCCTGTTCCAGTGCGCAGTGCCGCGG ACGTTCCAGCTGGACATGATGTCGCCGTCGGGCACGGTGCTCGCGCCGCAGACGGAGATCACGCAGGTGCTGAAGATCACCAACCCATCCAGG AGCCCACTCAGACTAAGAATACGAGTGTCATACAACATGGACGGCGCGCCCGTGCTGGAACAAGCGGAAGTCAACAGCTTCCCCGCGGACCTGTTCAACTGA